The Undibacterium cyanobacteriorum genomic sequence ATCGCCGCGGATCTTAAACTTGAGCGTATTCGCCGCACTCAAATCCGCCGCCTGCATCGGTTGTGTCGATGGGAAGAAAGCAATCCCAGCCCATGGGAACGCAAAGCCTGGGTTGACTGTCGCTGCGACCTTGACCGCATTTTGCTGCAAGCCACTATCAGCAAACACCTTCAACTCAACGCTAGACTTACCACCCATCGGCGCATCGTTCGATGGCACCCAGCCAAAGCCAAACGGGCTCGCCAATTTTTCCGTCGAAAACAAACTAATGCGACCATCGGCTGGCAATCTAACTGCATTGTTCTTCACCGCACGTTCTTGCGCTACTTGCGCCGCCTTTTGTTGACGCAAAGGCGAAGCTGCCTCACCATCCTTCCACACTTCGACGATCTTACGTGTCGCCGTAATGTCGACGCTAGGATCGCCTTCAACCATCACCAAATCCGCTTTCATACCCTGTGCGATACGGCCACGATCTTTCAAGTGGAAGGCTTGTGCTGGCACCGAGGTCGCAGCCGCCAGAGCTTCACTAGGGCTGAGGCCCGCTTCAACCAAGAGCGCCAACTCGTGATGCAAACTGATACCGTATTGGGTGCCGCGATTTCCCGCATCAGTCCCGGCTAAGACCGGGATCTTCGCAGCGTGCATGGCTGCGGTTAATTTCTTCGGTGCAGTCAACCACGCTTGATTCTCTTGCTGACCATAGGGGTTCGTTAAAGGCAAGACTTGCGTCTTATTGAGCATGTTCGTGAGGCCAGCATCATTCAAAATGTCTTCGGCTTTAACGCCTGCCATGCTCTCTAAGACACTGAAGGTCGGGATCACAAAACTGCCATGTTGCTTCGCCAGTGCAATCAATTCCTTGCTTTGCGCATCGCTGATCGCGCTGCCGACATACAAGTGCACCAAACCATCGGCGCCTGCCTTCAAAGCGACTTTTGCATCTTCAAAGGTACCGATATGCACCACCGCCATTTTCTTACGAACGTGCGCCGCCTTGACCAAAGCTTCGACGGTCGCGCTATCTAAGGAATTGAATTTGTATCCAGCACCGCCATGTTCGATCACAATTTTAATGAAATGCGAACCTTCGGCAATGCGTTTATCAACCCACGCTTGAGCTTGTTCTGGTTTAGTGAGAGTTTCGATTTCCATACCGTATTCGGTACCATGACCACCTGGTGCGGTGGCCAATACACCAGCAGAAATCAGATCCGCATTGTGGGTATTGCTGCCGTTTGCCATACGCTTATTCATTTCTTGCATCAGCGGCACGGCAGTGAACATATCGATTTGCGTGGTCACGCCGTACAACAAGGGTAAATCTTGATCTTGATAAGCATGCACATGTGCATCAATCAAACCTGGCATCAAGGTGCGGCCTTTTCCATCGACCACTTTCATGTCAGCCTTAATTTGACCTTTGTAGTCGACATTCATAATCTTGCCTTGATCGATCAAGACGTTACGGGCCGCTAAGATTTTTTGTCCATCGAACACGCGGACTTGTTGAATAAGCGTAGAAGCATTTGCGTGGAAAGCAAAACCGAATGCTGCCAGTGTCAAACTGATTTGTGTGAGTTTCATAATGGTCTCCAAGAAAATGAATCACAATGGAGACAGTATGAATCGGGCGGGAAAAGAAAATTAGAGCAAATTGCCACCAGTTTCAGGTGACATTTGTCATATGACGACTTTATTCAAGATCGAGGCTATGGCGAACGCGTGCGCACATTTCACTCGGTGTTCGTGCGATCACGATCTCGGGAATGAAAAACTTTTCAGTCAAGCGTTGGTAATCTTCAAAACCATACGAGACCACTAAAGGATGCATGCCCGCTGTCAGTGCCGATTGATAATCTTTGTGTTCATCGCCGCAGGCAAAGCTGCGTGCAGGGTTAATCTGAAATTGTTCACGCGCCTGTTGAAAATACTTGGCTTTACTTTCGCGCATCGGCACATGGGCAAAGAGATCAAAGCTTCGTAGATCGATGCCGTGACGTGCAAACAACTGGGTCATCGTTTCTTGTGGATCCAAACTCACATTGCGTGTGACCAAACCGACCCGAATGTTTTTGTGCGCTAGAACTTGCTGCAGCAGATCCACCATGCCGGGATAGAGGCTGGCCTGTTCACGGTACACTTCGGTCAAGGTCGTCAAAACTTTTTGGCGACTCTTTTTGCCGAGTTGCTTCTTGATATTAAGAGGGAACTCTTTCAAACCACCGACGTACTTGAACAATTTGCGCCGTTTTTGAAAGGCTTCCAGTTCGCCGATATCCATGCCATGTGCGGCGAAGGTCGTTTCGATCGCATTGAAGGCATCGATGATGGTGCCATCAGCGTCGAATAAAATGAGTTTGTCGCGGTTTGGAAATGCGTGTGCCATGAGACGCAAGACTAGCCTAGATCCATGACAGCTTCATGACACCAAATTCATATCCACACCATCACGCAAAACGCGAACTTAGAAAACTACTTCGGCGCTTGGTCTTTGCTCTCGCTTTTCGCGGCATCCATCGAGGCCAAAGATGTCCATACCATCCATCCCAAAACACCGACCGCCGCCAACATCAAGAGCCACAACCACCAATTCTTAAAGCTCTGTGCTGCGACGGATGACGCTGACGTCGATGCAGCTACGCTTGCTATCGTGCTTGAAGCAGCAGTTGAGGCAGAAGTAGAAGCGGTAGCAGAAAATACCAAACGAGCACCTTGGCTGATTTGCGCTGCCTGACTGATCGACACTGCGTTGGTAGGCGGCATCAAGGCTGCGAGCGCCATCGCGGCGCCACGTTTCTCATCCCCACCCCATTCGATACGAAAGGGTTCAGCACCACGCGCTAAGAAAACCAATTGCCTTTCGATACTTCCGACTTCAAGCTGCGGAGGCGCTGTTCCCAAACTAGCCATATCAGCGGCGCCATTTCCAGCCACACGTAGACGTATTTTTTTGTAGGAAGCGCCGTTGCTCGAAATCGCATCGCTTTCGATCGTCTCGCCCTTGATTTGCAGGCGAAATAACTTCGCTTCATTCAGGAAATCTTCTTGTTCATAACTGCTGGCTGGGCTACGCTTTTGATGCCGCAAAACATAGAGAGGATTGAGGCTGTGCCGTAAATGATGACGCTCTGGCATATGCTGTTCGTAGACACCAAATAAGCTAACCTGTGCGATCACATTATTCGATTGAGGCCGTACGCGCACGCTATCGATGGGCAGGTTGGGCGGCAAGTCATATTCACACATCTTTGCCTCACAGCGGCTGGCACTGATAGGTGCAGTCCACAGTAATTTCCCTAAACTCCATTCTTGATATTGCGCATCGATTTTGGCATTCAGTAACTGCGGTACATTCTTTGCTTGATCCCAGCTCAAGCGCAAATACGGCTCACGCAGGCCTGGCAAAGCAAACTCCGTTTGTTCGAGGCGATCGTTCTGATGCTGTAACTGCACCAACTGGGCGTGAATTCCCCATGGACGCCAATGCTGCAAGTCGTCACTAGCCTCCACCGTAAAACCGGCAACACCAGAGTAAACCGGATCGACCTGTAAGCGCAATTGTACCAACTGCGCTTGTTGTCCTTGCGCTTTGGCGGCCCGTATCAATGCACTCGCATCGATAATCCATTTGTTCGAGTTATTGGAGGTCTTGGCATCCAAGGTGTTGGCTTGGGTGCTCCAACGTAAGCTACCGTCACTCGCTGCTTCTAAGGCAAATTGCCCCGTATTTTTTGCCTCAGACTCTGCCGTCCCTCGCGCCACTGGAAAAATCGGCACCGATTGGCTGAGTAGTTTCAAAGGCTGTTCCAACTGATGACTCTTGCCCAACCACGCATAACTCAAATATTCGCCTGCGGCATTGCGGACACGCACATCGCTCAGATGACTATCTTTCGCTGTCGCGTAGATCTCTAACGGCAAGGCCACGCTGTGGTAACTCGATTGAGCCTGTGCTGGTGCTGACTGAGGCAATTGAATCTGCGCTTGTCGAACTGGCGTGGAAGTCGCAGCGAAAGTCGTCGAACTCAATAGAAGACTAAGTCCAAGGCTCACTTGTAAGACTGGACTTGGTCCAGCATGGTGAAGGCTAGGCATCATATTCCCTCCTCACGTGCGGAAGCATTCGTTTCCTTTGCCTCCGCAGATTCTGTACTGTCTTCCCGCTTCACCGGTACCGGGGCGAAATAACCGACCACCAAGAAAGCGATGCCCACACCGATAAAGGAAATGATGCGATACAAGCCACCACGATCTGCCAATTCGATCAAGAATAACTTCGCCACCACGATCGCCAGCAAACTGACGCCCGCGATCCAAATCACACGTTGGGCCCGACGATTTCCTAGGATCATGAGGCTGACACCGGTAATCGCCCAAGTAATCGACACCGCCGCTTGCGCCAAACGTGAATCAAACATGGCTTGCGCATTCCATGCGATATCGGCGTAATGATGTACAGCGCGCAGGACACCGCAACTCAAGATCACGAAAGCGGTCGCTGCTAAAATAGACCAAACGACTCGCGATGGCAAAGCAATACTCGCATCCGATGGCAGCGCACGTCGCCACAAAAATAGCGCGAACGTACCCAATACGAGAGCCAGCTCCAATGGGTTCAATAAAGGGATGTAAGGCAAGGGACTCGCACTACCTGCAGATTCAAAGTTCATACCCCACATCAACCACAGCATCAAGCCCGCTACCGGTACCGCCGCATATTGTTGATAAAAATTCAGATGTGCCTTGACTGGCCAAGTCTTCCAAGTCGCGGCGCGGCTCATCGCGAACAAAGCCAGTGCAGGAATCAGAACTGTTACCAACAAGGCCCAAGCTTCCCCTAAATTCGGTATGCTCAAAATACGACCTCGCAGCTCCGTGGTGAGCAATAACAAAACTAACCAAGCGCCGATGACATGCTGCACACTGAGCAATTTATGCGGCAACTCATAGTAATTTTCTTGCTTGCGTAGACTGAAATAGAAAGCAGGTAAAGCCATGCTCCATGCCCACCAGCCGCCATTTTGTAGCGGCATAAACGGCGCCACTGAATAGAATGCGGCGGCAGCACTGCCCAACCACAGGAGAGGCAATTGCACCGCAGTGATCTTCGCTGCCTGCGGCCAGACACGCCAACGCGCGAGGACGATCAACATGCACATGCTCATGGCGACTAGCGCGATATCGGCGGCTGGCACAAGGGCTGCCAAAGCCTGACGTTTCAAGCTCAAATTCAATTCGAAGCTCCATGCCAATAACCACCACAGCAAACCCCAGGCGAGTGGAATCCATTGCATCAAAGTATGCTCACACCAAGGATTCAACCACGCCTGCCGACGTTCCGCGCGTCCTTCGGGCCTCGACAAAGCTTGAATCGCTAAGCGCATGCGCTGCGCTTCATGGCGCATACGATCGGCGCTCGCCAAAGCTGCAAGAGCGAGGCTGAGTTGCGTCGCAAAATTCCAATTCCAGAAAAGTTGGCTCGCTTCGCCTTGATGGCTTTGTAAGTAAATGACGGCTGACAGTCCCTGCAATGACAAAGCAAATACTGCCAATGGTGTTTGCGCCATATACAAAGCGCCGCACAATACAAGGAAGGCTGTCAGCGGCCACACCGCGGCGGCTTGATGTAAGTCCAACACAAATAGCATCGCCAAATGCAGCAAGGCGAAACCGCTGATCGAGGCGAGCGCATCGAAGCCGGTCCATGCGGGTGCACGTCCTTCCTGTTCGGCGGCACGTTTCACCAACATCATGCGGCGCCCTGCATTCCACAAAATACTCAGCGCAATGATCACGCCTGGTACGAGGCCACGCCAACCATCTTCCAGGAAGCCCTGTGCAGCGGGACTCGTATCGATATGGAAACCCAGTAAATAACTGATCACGGCGCCAACTTGAATGCTAGCGGCAATCGCGCGCCATTCTGGAATGTGGCGGCGCCGTCCGACTTCGCCGATCAAGACTGCAAACACCGCACTAGCGGCAGCAGCGAAGGCGGGAATCAGGAGCATCCATGGTAATAGTGTGTAGGCGAACAAACCCAACCACGGCAACACAGGCGCTATGTTCGCTTCCCACGTCGCCATCGAACTTGCCTCGCGACGACGGTGCAGGAACCACATGATCATGGCACTGCTACCAAGTAGGACGGGGCCTAATAGCGAACCGTGCAACAAGGGTGTCTGTGGTGTCGTGTCAAGCACCATCGCATTCAGTAATTTGTAGCTAGCCCCCACCATCACGAGATAAGCGAAAGCACGTGCGTAGGGACGATTCTGACGGCATCCTAACCAGAACATGCCCGCACCTTCAACAGCCCAGGCGGCGCTGGTCCAAGTGCCCTCTAAGCCCAAAGGTATCGCAAGAGTCGCAAAAATCGCCGCAACGATGACATAGGCTTCTGCCAGCAAAGCCATGCCCTGCTTTTGTTTCGAGAAAATCACGCGCCCCAACAGGAGGTAAAAAGCAGCAATCGCCAAAGCGGAGAAAGCTGCACCATATTCGGTATGTTTCACCAACAAATACTGCAAACCAAATGCCGTCAATGGATTGCCAAAGACCAAGGCACTGTCAACGCGTCCCACCAGTTGTAATCCGGTCAGAGGGGTGGCGGTACCGGCACTGTTTGCCGCTTGCAGGGCCGCGTCATGTTTGGCTTCGAGCAAAGTTCGGCGCGCGAACAAGACACCAATCACCGCGAACAAGACAAAGAAGAAGATCAAGAACGGTTGCACTAAGCCGTAATCGGCCGGGGTGTAGAATTTATTGGCCCACCCCACTGCCAAACTAAACGTGCCGACAAAGGCGATCAAATTCAGAATACGCCAAGCGTTGAACCACGCCACCAAGAAAATGCCAATATCTAGAACGGCTAAATACGTCATCAAGCCCATCGGACGATTAGCCCCGGTTGATGTCAGTACGGGCGACACAAATCCTTCCAGAGCTGCCACAATCGCTAACACTGGTGCTTTCTGTAGAACGGCGAGCGCTGCACTTAAAATCGAAATCACTAACAAAAAACTCAGGCCCACTTCGGGCGTAATCAAATGATGTACTTTGAGGGCCGACAGACCGGCTAAGTAAAAGACACCGATCGCCATCCCTTGCAGACTCAACCCATAATCGCGCCGCGACTCACGTAAGCGCCAGCCCAGAGCTAACAGGCCGACACCACTCAACAGCACACCCGCATAACGCGACTCGATCGGTACAGTCACGCGTTCCGCGGCATAACGGAGCAAGAAGGCAAAACCCAAGAACAAAATCAAAATACCGACTTTAACGAGCACGTTACCGCCATAGATGAAATCGGCGACTGGCTCCGGTAGGCGTTCACGCCAAGTTTTTTGCACTGGCGTCGGTGTCGGCGCCGGTAACTTACGTGGATGCACTGGTGCTGGAATGCTGGGGTCCGCTTCAGGAACGATAGTCTTCAATTCGGGCTCACTGCTGACAGCGACCGTTGCCAGTGCTTGATCTGAAGGAATACTGAGCGCGGCGCTTTTCTCATTCTCCAACTGGGGCACTTCCAACAACATCAAAGGTTCAGTCAGTGCTCGGCTGTCTGTTTCCGATGCGGTTTCCGATGCGTCTGAGGCGAGATCGATCTGCGTGCTCGCATTGGATTCTGCTGCGAGATCCAAAGGCATCAATGGATCTTGTGGAGCAAGCGGAGCGACTGGAGTAGCGGCAAAATTGACCTCACTTGGCTGCTGCGCCGCTGTCGTATCTTCAGCGGACTTCTGCGCAAGCTCGGTCTTAGAGCTACTTATAGCCGTCGTCACTGTTGGCTTGGCTTCGGCAGGCTGAGTACGCAACTTGCGCAGCTCTGCCTCTAGCCGCGCCAACTTGCCTTCCAGTCGCGCAACGTTCTCACGCAGCTCTCGCATGGCCGCTGCAGCCTGCTCATGCAAAAGCATATTCGCATCTTTGAGCTTACCGAGCTGACCGTCGAGGTGCACTTTCGCAAGCGCACCAAACACCAATCCAAAGAAAGCGTAGGCTAACGCTGAACCATTACTCGCAAGACCCAACGCAAGGCCAATTAAGGCTCCTATCCACCACATAGTATTCCCCGTGTTTCTGTTGACGACGTGAATTTGACCTGCACCAGCATCACATCATTGTTTGAACTCCGCCACCGCCATACTCAACGCTGGTATGGAGAACGTTTGTGCGGAGTAGGCGCACAGCCCATCCGCCAAAATCGACCGATGAACTGTAAGGAGATCAAGAAGAATTGACAAGAAAAAACCGACGAGTAGCGATTTTTGTAGCAAATTAGTAGAAGCCTATGCGACCTTATTTTCTATACGAGTGTAGTTCGGTTAGACTCTTGCCATAGCTTGGCACCGCCTCGGGCGACCATTCTGCCTCTCAAATTCGGTTCGTCCCACCCACTATCTCAAAGCCAGCATGCCATGAACGCCATCCTGCCGTTTCCCGAGTTACGCAGCGCACGCTTTGTTTTGCGGCAGATCTTACAGAGTGATTTGAACGCACTGTACGTTGGTTTATCAGATCCGCGCGTCAATCTTTATTATGGCATCGCCTATCACAGTGAAGCCGCCACGCAAGAACAACTGGATTGGTATCGCAGCTTAGAAAATGATGGTAACGGCGTCTGGTGGGCCATCTGCGCGGCACAGCGCCCGCAACAATTGATTGGTGCCTGCGGTATCTACGAGATCGACCATTACAACCGCAATGCCGATATCGGTTATTGGTTGAGTCCGCAGGTGTGGGGTCAAGGGGTCATGCAAGAATGTCTGAAGCTCATTTTTGAATATGCGTTTCGGCAACTGCAACTGCATAGGCTGGAAGCCGAAGTTGAAATCGATAATATCGCGAGTCGCAAGTTGCTCGAGAAACTCGGCTTTATGCATGAAGGCCGACGCCGTCAGGTCTCCTGGCGCGGTGAAAAATTTGTCGATCTCGACTACTTCGGTTTATTGCGGTCTACACCTTAGTGCGATTTCAATCCAGCGCTGCACGCACTTGAAATACATTGCCTTCTGGGTCTAGTACATCACAATAGCGGTAGGTCTTCGCTTGATGAATCGGGCTCCATATAACGCCGCCCAAGCCCTCCACCATATCACGCGTTTTCACCAGATCATGTACTCGGCAATAGAACTTAATCGCGGTCTCCTCGCGTGCCTGGGGCGGGATACTAATTTCGATCTCTTGCGCGTAGTTGCTTGGAATGTGATGTAGGGTCAATTCCATGTCAGAACTCTGCAAGACCATCAAGCCATGCTCCAAATCGGATTGTTCAGCATCGCGTTCTAAGTGCAAAACTTGTTGGTAAAAGTCTGCCAGAGTGGCGAGTTCTTTTGCATACAGTAGCACCCCCAGTGTGGGTGAAGCTGAAGTACTGACGGCACTTGCGGTGTTCGTTGGCCCTGAATACTCTTCACTTTCCGAAAGTCTTCCCACCCTTACAAAACAGGCGTAAGCGGCACTTGCCGCAAAGCGTAATTCCTCCCACACGGGATTTTTCTGGATCTCACTCAAGGGTGGCATAGTCTCTGGCAAGCACTTGCGCAAGGCATCCCACCGCAGCTGGTATTGTGCAATCGCTTGTCGCTCGGCCTCACTAAAGACTGGCGCAGTAAATTGCTGCTCCCAATCGGGTCCCACCCAATCGGCCCACTGTTCAACAATTTCAAGACTCACTTGGACTTGTGGTGCTTGTTCCTGATATTCGCGTTGTGCACGAAAAGACGAAGCTACTTCGAGATAATCAATGAGCTGATTACGGACTCGCTGCAAGAGAATCCGCTCACTCGGACGTGGCATGGAAGATGTCATAGGCTATCAGGAAATATGATGCTGCTAGATACTAGCTACTAGATTCTAACTACTAGCCACGAGCGCTCATTTGCCACCAGCAGCCCAGCTATTCACCAAATCTGCATGTTGCGGCGGCACATCGGAGATTTTCATACCTACACGGTATTCGACTCCGCTCAAAATACAATATAAAGCGGTCCCTTTGCAAACGACTTGGGTGCGTCGGGAGGCATCACGCCGATCGGGAATTTCGATCATCATTTGAAAGCTCACACGCTCTGGCACTATTTGTGGGCACAGAAACTGCACACCATTGGCAGAAAAATTCACAACTTTGATCGCGATAATCTTCCCGGGTGCGATTTGAATCGCACCCCGCCAAGTTACATTGATTCGCGGAGCAGATCGAGCGTCATTCATAATTTTTTTTATTCAAAAATGGATACAAGCCATCGCTTTGCACTCACATTCTCTATTTATTGCATTATGCCAAAAAAAAGGACTTCTTGTGTCCATGCCATCTCAAAATTCGAAGGCTTTGACAATCTTCTACACTTCCGGCCATCAACAGTAAAGATGCCATTCGATGATAATATCTTAAGCTACGGTGCTTTTATCTCTCCATCGCCTTACCAATCTACAGCCTCAAGATCATGTCCGATACA encodes the following:
- a CDS encoding CIA30 family protein; translation: MKLTQISLTLAAFGFAFHANASTLIQQVRVFDGQKILAARNVLIDQGKIMNVDYKGQIKADMKVVDGKGRTLMPGLIDAHVHAYQDQDLPLLYGVTTQIDMFTAVPLMQEMNKRMANGSNTHNADLISAGVLATAPGGHGTEYGMEIETLTKPEQAQAWVDKRIAEGSHFIKIVIEHGGAGYKFNSLDSATVEALVKAAHVRKKMAVVHIGTFEDAKVALKAGADGLVHLYVGSAISDAQSKELIALAKQHGSFVIPTFSVLESMAGVKAEDILNDAGLTNMLNKTQVLPLTNPYGQQENQAWLTAPKKLTAAMHAAKIPVLAGTDAGNRGTQYGISLHHELALLVEAGLSPSEALAAATSVPAQAFHLKDRGRIAQGMKADLVMVEGDPSVDITATRKIVEVWKDGEAASPLRQQKAAQVAQERAVKNNAVRLPADGRISLFSTEKLASPFGFGWVPSNDAPMGGKSSVELKVFADSGLQQNAVKVAATVNPGFAFPWAGIAFFPSTQPMQAADLSAANTLKFKIRGDGKTYTVGFTMQGSFIPVTATVTADKEWTEISLPLSRFKGLDTSMITMLSFNAGPTPGQYNFDLADVRLVKE
- a CDS encoding HAD family hydrolase encodes the protein MAHAFPNRDKLILFDADGTIIDAFNAIETTFAAHGMDIGELEAFQKRRKLFKYVGGLKEFPLNIKKQLGKKSRQKVLTTLTEVYREQASLYPGMVDLLQQVLAHKNIRVGLVTRNVSLDPQETMTQLFARHGIDLRSFDLFAHVPMRESKAKYFQQAREQFQINPARSFACGDEHKDYQSALTAGMHPLVVSYGFEDYQRLTEKFFIPEIVIARTPSEMCARVRHSLDLE
- a CDS encoding DUF3999 family protein encodes the protein MMPSLHHAGPSPVLQVSLGLSLLLSSTTFAATSTPVRQAQIQLPQSAPAQAQSSYHSVALPLEIYATAKDSHLSDVRVRNAAGEYLSYAWLGKSHQLEQPLKLLSQSVPIFPVARGTAESEAKNTGQFALEAASDGSLRWSTQANTLDAKTSNNSNKWIIDASALIRAAKAQGQQAQLVQLRLQVDPVYSGVAGFTVEASDDLQHWRPWGIHAQLVQLQHQNDRLEQTEFALPGLREPYLRLSWDQAKNVPQLLNAKIDAQYQEWSLGKLLWTAPISASRCEAKMCEYDLPPNLPIDSVRVRPQSNNVIAQVSLFGVYEQHMPERHHLRHSLNPLYVLRHQKRSPASSYEQEDFLNEAKLFRLQIKGETIESDAISSNGASYKKIRLRVAGNGAADMASLGTAPPQLEVGSIERQLVFLARGAEPFRIEWGGDEKRGAAMALAALMPPTNAVSISQAAQISQGARLVFSATASTSASTAASSTIASVAASTSASSVAAQSFKNWWLWLLMLAAVGVLGWMVWTSLASMDAAKSESKDQAPK
- a CDS encoding DUF2339 domain-containing protein; translation: MWWIGALIGLALGLASNGSALAYAFFGLVFGALAKVHLDGQLGKLKDANMLLHEQAAAAMRELRENVARLEGKLARLEAELRKLRTQPAEAKPTVTTAISSSKTELAQKSAEDTTAAQQPSEVNFAATPVAPLAPQDPLMPLDLAAESNASTQIDLASDASETASETDSRALTEPLMLLEVPQLENEKSAALSIPSDQALATVAVSSEPELKTIVPEADPSIPAPVHPRKLPAPTPTPVQKTWRERLPEPVADFIYGGNVLVKVGILILFLGFAFLLRYAAERVTVPIESRYAGVLLSGVGLLALGWRLRESRRDYGLSLQGMAIGVFYLAGLSALKVHHLITPEVGLSFLLVISILSAALAVLQKAPVLAIVAALEGFVSPVLTSTGANRPMGLMTYLAVLDIGIFLVAWFNAWRILNLIAFVGTFSLAVGWANKFYTPADYGLVQPFLIFFFVLFAVIGVLFARRTLLEAKHDAALQAANSAGTATPLTGLQLVGRVDSALVFGNPLTAFGLQYLLVKHTEYGAAFSALAIAAFYLLLGRVIFSKQKQGMALLAEAYVIVAAIFATLAIPLGLEGTWTSAAWAVEGAGMFWLGCRQNRPYARAFAYLVMVGASYKLLNAMVLDTTPQTPLLHGSLLGPVLLGSSAMIMWFLHRRREASSMATWEANIAPVLPWLGLFAYTLLPWMLLIPAFAAAASAVFAVLIGEVGRRRHIPEWRAIAASIQVGAVISYLLGFHIDTSPAAQGFLEDGWRGLVPGVIIALSILWNAGRRMMLVKRAAEQEGRAPAWTGFDALASISGFALLHLAMLFVLDLHQAAAVWPLTAFLVLCGALYMAQTPLAVFALSLQGLSAVIYLQSHQGEASQLFWNWNFATQLSLALAALASADRMRHEAQRMRLAIQALSRPEGRAERRQAWLNPWCEHTLMQWIPLAWGLLWWLLAWSFELNLSLKRQALAALVPAADIALVAMSMCMLIVLARWRVWPQAAKITAVQLPLLWLGSAAAAFYSVAPFMPLQNGGWWAWSMALPAFYFSLRKQENYYELPHKLLSVQHVIGAWLVLLLLTTELRGRILSIPNLGEAWALLVTVLIPALALFAMSRAATWKTWPVKAHLNFYQQYAAVPVAGLMLWLMWGMNFESAGSASPLPYIPLLNPLELALVLGTFALFLWRRALPSDASIALPSRVVWSILAATAFVILSCGVLRAVHHYADIAWNAQAMFDSRLAQAAVSITWAITGVSLMILGNRRAQRVIWIAGVSLLAIVVAKLFLIELADRGGLYRIISFIGVGIAFLVVGYFAPVPVKREDSTESAEAKETNASAREEGI
- a CDS encoding GNAT family N-acetyltransferase; protein product: MNAILPFPELRSARFVLRQILQSDLNALYVGLSDPRVNLYYGIAYHSEAATQEQLDWYRSLENDGNGVWWAICAAQRPQQLIGACGIYEIDHYNRNADIGYWLSPQVWGQGVMQECLKLIFEYAFRQLQLHRLEAEVEIDNIASRKLLEKLGFMHEGRRRQVSWRGEKFVDLDYFGLLRSTP
- a CDS encoding VOC family protein; its protein translation is MTSSMPRPSERILLQRVRNQLIDYLEVASSFRAQREYQEQAPQVQVSLEIVEQWADWVGPDWEQQFTAPVFSEAERQAIAQYQLRWDALRKCLPETMPPLSEIQKNPVWEELRFAASAAYACFVRVGRLSESEEYSGPTNTASAVSTSASPTLGVLLYAKELATLADFYQQVLHLERDAEQSDLEHGLMVLQSSDMELTLHHIPSNYAQEIEISIPPQAREETAIKFYCRVHDLVKTRDMVEGLGGVIWSPIHQAKTYRYCDVLDPEGNVFQVRAALD